AATGGGCCACCCCCCTGCTCACCCAGCGGACTCCGGATGGCCGCATCGTGAGCCTGGCCAGCGACTCCGAGGAGCAGAGGTATCAATTCAACATCGTCAGCTTCGACGACCACGGTCGCGAACGCTTCGACAAATACGGAGCCGCGCTACTCCGCCTGGACGAGTTCTTCGACGGGCGACCCATCCGTGCGCCGGAGCTCTGGACCGAGGAAATTCTGCCCGGTCTCAAGGGCTGGCTGCGCAAAGGCATCCTGCCGGAGCAAAAGAGCCGCATCAACTTTGCCGCCCACCTGACCATCGTCCTTGCCACCGGCAGACTACTGGACGTCAAGAGCCGCCGCGACGTGATCGTGCAGCAGTACGACGTGGATTGGGATGCCGAAAAAGGCAACCCCCTCCCGAGTCCGGTCTGGGAGCGGAACTTGCCCATCGAGGTGGTGGACGAGAACAAGACGGATCTGGCGGTGGCGGTGAGCCTTTCCCGCAGCATTCTGCCCGGGGTCCAGGAGTATGTGAGCCGCGGTGAAGGGCCGGCAGCACAGATCGGCAGCATTCTCGACGCCACCCCAACTACCGGCGTCGGCCCCACTTCGGTCCGAGACGGGGTGCACGCCAGCCAGCTCGCTCAAGAGCTGATCAACCGGCTCGACGAGGAATTGGCCAACCGGCCCGGGACCACCATCCACCTTTTCCTCAGCGCCCCTCAGGCGTTCACTTTCTTCTTCGGGATGAGGACCCGGAGCATTCCCAGACTCCAAATGTACGAGCATCACTTCGGCCAGGGCTCTTCAACCTATGTGCCGTCGGTGCTCTTCCAGGGCGATGGGGCGTATTGAGTAAGGCTGCTACCTGGGCAGCTGCTTCTGAGACAGCAAAGCCGGCTCGCTACGTGCGAGCCGGCTCTGTGCATCGTCTTGGGCTAAGCCTAGTCAGAGCCGCCCAAGAGCTTCCGCAACTCAGCCTTGTTCTTCTCTTTAGCCCGAGCAAACCCATCTTTGGGCGCTTCAATATGCTTCTTACGTTCAGCCTCTCTCTGCTCCCTTCTCCTCCGATCCTTCTCCTGCTTCGAGCGCTGAATCCGCGCCTTGACCGCGGGGACGTTGTCCCGCGTGTAGAGCCGATTGCCAACCCAATCAAGAAGCAGGCACAGTTCTGGACCTTCGAAACGATGATCCTCGAGGAAGCCCTTCAGTACCTGAGCCGCGAGGTGCGCTCCCCGCTGGTAGGGGCCGCCTCGAGCCAGCTGATTGTCGGTATCTTGCTCGAGCAGCGACAAGGCGCTAGCGAATTGCTTGGGGTCCTCGAACGCCAGGTGCCGGAGGGGCTTCGTGACCGTATGAAAGGACGAACGGGCAACCTCTTCGTTGGGATCCGAAAGATCCTCAGTCAGCTCCTCGGCCAGCGTCACCAACTTGCTCCTCGGCATGCTCATCTCGGCCCTCCCGGTTCTCGGCTGATTCGCTGACTCAATTCCTCCAGCTTGCCGAGGAATACTTCGGCCCAAGGAGACTTCAACGCGGCCTGCTGCCAGTCTCGACTCACGGCGAGAGCCTCGTCTTGCGCCACCTTCTGCTCCGGGGAAGCTACTTCCGCCTCGTCCTCCGCCAGTCCAGGAGTTTGCT
This is a stretch of genomic DNA from Acidobacteriota bacterium. It encodes these proteins:
- a CDS encoding SAVED domain-containing protein, with the translated sequence LDFTSSFYGALSMGMPVDAAMGEARLAMGRGKGRPLEWATPLLTQRTPDGRIVSLASDSEEQRYQFNIVSFDDHGRERFDKYGAALLRLDEFFDGRPIRAPELWTEEILPGLKGWLRKGILPEQKSRINFAAHLTIVLATGRLLDVKSRRDVIVQQYDVDWDAEKGNPLPSPVWERNLPIEVVDENKTDLAVAVSLSRSILPGVQEYVSRGEGPAAQIGSILDATPTTGVGPTSVRDGVHASQLAQELINRLDEELANRPGTTIHLFLSAPQAFTFFFGMRTRSIPRLQMYEHHFGQGSSTYVPSVLFQGDGAY